In Hermetia illucens chromosome 5, iHerIll2.2.curated.20191125, whole genome shotgun sequence, a single window of DNA contains:
- the LOC119657134 gene encoding probable ATP-dependent RNA helicase DDX52, whose translation MDAHDIFKKLTRGVYFSRKNVNNNALKKEVIEAPVQNDLAAEFSQSDEEGNDSDVEQASEAESEEDTAKFSYINDDATKSTEPKKKKKKLNDLEAKRKLLEQEELNHFRNVQRISVTGKRVADPIRTFDELGEKYKVPDKLVENLAVCGYPLPTPIQMQAVPIMLQGRSLMACAPTGSGKTVAFLLPVLRDLKGPQRKGFRAMILAPTRELAQQIYRECLRLSEKTGLKIHLINKVSQAEQKFGEKSSKKYDILVSTPNRICYLLSRDPPVLDFSQIEWFIVDEADKLMEEGANSFKEQFDQILGACTSSSRKVALFSATYTVPVAKWAIRNLKGLVRVTVGERNAATDTVQQDLLFVGSESGKLLAFRDLVRGGLQPPVLVFVQSKDRAKQLFSELIYDGINVDVIHADRTQKQRDNVVKAFREGKIWVLICTELMGRGIDFKGVNLVVNYDFPPTPISYIHRIGRTGRAGRPGRAITYFTQDDTPNLRSIAHIIKNSGGKVPDFMLTLKKPKKSERKNLAKRAPEREDILTVPKFQMKRKEKLKKMEELKKRKGKGEKGSADKAENVDDPVISTTMKKKPKKKTFSKKNKKPLA comes from the exons ATGGATGCTCacgatattttcaaaaaattaacaagaggtgtatatttttcaaggaaaaaTGTCAACAATAATGCATTGAAG AAAGAAGTTATTGAGGCTCCGGTGCAAAACGATTTGGCGGCGGAATTCTCTCAATCAGATGAAGAAGGCAACGATAGTGATGTGGAACAGGCGAGTGAGGCTGAAAGTGAAGAGGACACTGCAAAGTTTTCATACATTAACGACGATGCAACAAAATCTACAGaacccaaaaagaaaaagaagaaattaaacgATTTAGAGGCGAAAAGGAAACTTCTGGAGCAAGAAGAGTTGAATCACTTTCGGAATGTCCAGCGAATATCGGTAACAGGAAAGCGAGTTGCAGACCCCATAAGGACCTTCGATGAACTCGGAGAGAAGTATAAAGTGCCAGACAAACTGGTCGAAAACCTCGCTGTCTGCGGTTATCCGCTCCCAACCCCGATTCAAATGCAGGCCGTTCCCATCATGCTGCAG GGGCGATCATTAATGGCCTGTGCCCCCACTGGTTCCGGCAAGACAGTAGCGTTTCTTCTTCCGGTCCTGCGAGATTTGAAAGGTCCTCAACGGAAAGGATTTCGAGCTATGATTCTGGCGCCAACACGAGAATTGGCACAACAGATTTATCGTGAATGCCTTCGACTTAGCGAGAAGACCGGTCTGAAGATTCATCTGATTAACAAGGTGAGCCAAGCGGAGCAGAAATTCGGGGAGAAAAGCAGTAAAAAGTACGACATTCTCGTATCAACCCCAAATAGGATTTGCTATTTGCTGAGTCGCGATCCACCTGTTTTGGACTTTTCACA AATCGAATGGTTTATCGTCGACGAGGCGGATAAGCTAATGGAAGAGGGTGCCAACAGCTTCAAGGAGCAGTTCGACCAGATTTTGGGCGCATGCACCAGCTCCAGTCGGAAGGTTGCATTATTCAGCGCGACGTACACAGTACCTGTGGCCAAATGGGCAATACGAAACCTGAAGGGGTTAGTGCGAGTGACTGTTGGTGAGAGGAATGCAGCAACGGATACCGTACAGCAGGACCTGTTGTTCGTGGGATCGGAATCTGGAAAGTTATTGGCGTTCCGTGATTTGGTGCGAGGTGGACTTCAACCGCCTGTGCTAGTATTCGTGCAGAGTAAA GACAGAGCTAAACAGTTATTCAGCGAACTCATTTACGATGGCATAAATGTGGATGTAATTCACGCCGATCGAACCCAAAAACAgcgagacaatgtggtcaaagCGTTCCGGGAAGGAAAAATTTGGGTATTGATTTGTACCGAGCTTATGGGTCGCGGTATTGATTTCAAAGGCGTCAACCTTGTCGTTAACTATGATTTTCCGCCAACGCCGATATCATACATCCATCGAATCGGTCGAACTGGACGAGCCGGTCGGCCGGGCCGTGCCATCACATATTTCACACAGGACGACACTCCGAATCTGAGGAG TATTGCACATATAATCAAGAATTCAGGCGGCAAAGTTCCGGACTTCATGCTTACACTAAAGAAGCCGAAAAAGTCAGAAAGGAAAAACCTGGCCAAACGAGCACCAGAACGAGAGGATATATTAACAGTACCCAAATTCCAAATGAAGCGGAAGGAGAAgctgaaaaaaatggaagaactCAAGAAGCGGAAAGGTAAAGGGGAAAAAGGAAGTGCAGATAAAGCAGAAAATGTTGACGATCCTGTGATATCGACTACTATGAAGAAAAAACCTAAGAAGAAAACTTtttcgaagaaaaataaaaaaccgtTAGCATGA